In one Bryobacteraceae bacterium genomic region, the following are encoded:
- a CDS encoding MaoC family dehydratase yields the protein MAQKFEYFEDYVPGTVHEFGGMEVSAEEIIEFARKYDPQEMHLDPEKAAQGRTGGLIASGWHTAAMAMRMMTDHYLSRVASLASPGVDELRWPNPVRPGDTLRIRATVIEARISRSKPDRGIVRSRVEMFNQRGQAVLSMLPVVMVGLRSRPNSDRY from the coding sequence TTGGCACAGAAATTCGAGTATTTCGAGGACTACGTTCCCGGAACGGTCCACGAGTTCGGCGGGATGGAGGTGAGCGCGGAGGAGATCATCGAGTTCGCCCGCAAGTACGATCCGCAGGAGATGCACCTGGATCCCGAGAAGGCGGCGCAGGGCCGTACCGGAGGCCTGATCGCAAGCGGATGGCACACGGCGGCGATGGCGATGCGGATGATGACGGACCATTATCTGTCGCGAGTGGCGAGCCTGGCATCGCCCGGCGTGGACGAACTGCGGTGGCCGAACCCCGTTCGGCCGGGCGATACGCTGCGGATCCGGGCGACCGTGATCGAGGCGCGGATCTCGCGCTCCAAACCCGACCGGGGAATCGTGCGCTCGCGGGTAGAGATGTTCAACCAGCGGGGACAGGCCGTGCTGTCGATGCTGCCAGTGGTGATGGTGGGCCTGCGGAGCCGACCGAATAGTGATCGCTATTGA
- a CDS encoding S24 family peptidase, with translation MIETQAAEYLILQADIPGRRSGCVPIGVLLFDPGLGGDPGTSRVGIRLRRDWESIVPGEEDREVFELLAESLDREASELPAPVFLARLEDTLSNTIRISDRRPVLMANFDSTLTRLYRREIPAEVIPFRTHLPLYAAQAAAGGWSQDQGDPSASDAAWVEAPESIRLTRDMFAARVVGRSMEPLISDGAICAFRSTVAGSRENRLLLVENRDSFEHRYTVKRYRSFKQTNDATGEWRHARIRLEPLNPDFSPWDLDEDSELRVLGEFVDVLDPEPES, from the coding sequence ATGATCGAGACGCAGGCGGCCGAATACCTGATTCTCCAGGCGGACATCCCGGGCCGGCGGTCCGGCTGCGTGCCGATCGGCGTTCTCTTATTCGACCCCGGCCTCGGCGGCGATCCTGGTACTTCGAGGGTGGGCATCCGGCTGCGGCGGGACTGGGAATCCATCGTTCCCGGGGAAGAGGACCGTGAGGTTTTCGAGTTGCTGGCCGAGTCGCTCGATCGCGAAGCGTCCGAGCTTCCAGCCCCGGTTTTCCTCGCGCGGCTGGAAGATACGCTTTCGAACACGATTCGCATTTCCGATCGCCGGCCGGTGCTGATGGCCAACTTCGATTCCACCCTCACTCGCCTCTACCGGCGGGAGATCCCGGCCGAGGTTATCCCTTTTCGGACTCACTTGCCGCTCTATGCCGCTCAGGCGGCGGCCGGCGGTTGGAGTCAGGATCAGGGCGATCCGTCCGCGAGTGACGCGGCTTGGGTGGAGGCGCCGGAGTCGATTCGGCTTACCCGCGACATGTTCGCCGCCCGCGTGGTTGGGCGCTCCATGGAGCCGCTCATCTCCGACGGCGCCATCTGCGCTTTTCGGAGTACGGTAGCCGGATCCCGAGAGAACCGTCTACTGCTGGTTGAGAACCGCGACAGCTTCGAGCATCGTTACACCGTGAAGCGCTACAGGAGCTTCAAACAAACCAATGACGCCACTGGTGAATGGCGTCACGCGCGCATTCGCCTGGAACCGCTCAATCCCGATTTCTCCCCCTGGGACCTCGACGAAGACTCCGAACTTCGTGTGCTCGGCGAGTTCGTTGACGTCCTCGATCCGGAACCCGAATCTTGA
- a CDS encoding D-2-hydroxyacid dehydrogenase has product MNLLIHPPVDERRLQLVREAAGSSATIVNAESAEAALAAIPEADAFFGKMTPELLARADRLRWVQSPTASLEHYIFPALADHPCELTNMRGLYSDVIADHVMAYVLCFARNLHLYIRRQSEHRWEPEGGAPASFLTGPATVTALDRAHLHVADQTMGIVGLGAIGSEIRRRAEAFGMRVAAVDPMNPDAWPMERLPELLAHSTFVVVAAPHTPRTERMFRTPLFAKMQPSSYLINIGRGAIVVLDDLVEALREKTIAGAALDVFEAEPLPEAHPLWDMPNVILTPHIAGYSPRIPERHLAVLLENIRRFAAGDPLKNVVNKHEWF; this is encoded by the coding sequence TTGAACCTGCTCATCCATCCACCCGTCGACGAGCGACGCCTGCAGCTCGTTCGCGAAGCCGCCGGCAGCTCGGCCACCATTGTCAACGCGGAGTCCGCGGAAGCCGCGCTTGCCGCCATTCCCGAGGCCGACGCCTTCTTCGGCAAGATGACGCCGGAACTGCTTGCACGCGCCGACCGTCTGCGCTGGGTCCAGTCGCCCACGGCCAGCCTGGAACACTACATCTTCCCGGCGCTCGCCGATCATCCGTGCGAACTGACGAACATGCGCGGCCTCTACTCAGACGTTATCGCCGATCACGTGATGGCGTATGTGCTGTGTTTCGCCCGGAATCTCCATCTCTACATCCGCAGGCAGTCCGAACACCGGTGGGAGCCGGAGGGTGGCGCGCCTGCTTCTTTCCTCACCGGCCCGGCGACCGTGACCGCGCTCGACCGCGCCCACCTGCACGTCGCTGATCAAACCATGGGCATTGTCGGACTCGGCGCCATCGGATCCGAGATCCGCCGTCGCGCGGAGGCGTTCGGCATGCGCGTGGCCGCCGTCGATCCAATGAATCCGGACGCCTGGCCGATGGAGCGCCTTCCCGAACTTCTTGCCCATTCCACGTTCGTCGTGGTCGCCGCCCCTCACACCCCGCGTACCGAACGCATGTTTAGGACTCCGCTGTTCGCCAAGATGCAGCCGTCGTCGTACCTCATCAATATCGGACGAGGCGCAATCGTAGTGCTCGACGATCTCGTTGAGGCCCTGCGCGAGAAGACTATCGCCGGAGCCGCTCTCGATGTCTTCGAGGCCGAGCCTCTCCCGGAAGCCCACCCGCTCTGGGACATGCCCAACGTGATCCTGACGCCGCATATCGCCGGCTACTCGCCGCGCATCCCTGAACGCCATCTCGCCGTACTACTGGAAAACATCCGCCGGTTCGCCGCCGGAGACCCGCTCAAGAACGTCGTCAACAAGCACGAGTGGTTCTGA
- a CDS encoding VWA domain-containing protein gives MERRLFLPVLVSPLAAAQVGPSGAAAKQDSAQQPVTDIRVSVNEVIVPVTVTDEQDRFVSNLEQADFEIYEEGRKQNIIFFSRDRAQPVVIGFLIDVSNANRLHWKTFQEATIDLIDTLLPGDPKYSGYLISYGTDAELQVNTHHDPEKMMQKIRKLKPGGGAALYDAIYMACTSRDLVKGEPIEPRRIIVIIGDGHDTASKKSRDEVLELAQRNLVTVYGISTAAFGFASQGETNLVRLTAETGGRVETPLNNLYKEVSGYLSTPSDEGNYALKVGTGGYASEIAKGIFNSIKQVSGEITTQYILRYIPDTNDSGKVFRNIEVRVNLANVKVRARKGYFPYNP, from the coding sequence ATGGAACGTAGGCTGTTTCTTCCCGTCCTAGTGTCTCCGCTCGCCGCGGCCCAGGTCGGGCCTTCCGGCGCGGCTGCCAAACAGGACTCCGCGCAGCAACCCGTCACCGACATTCGCGTGTCGGTGAACGAAGTCATCGTGCCCGTCACCGTCACCGACGAGCAGGACCGTTTTGTCTCCAACCTCGAGCAGGCCGACTTCGAAATCTACGAAGAGGGGCGCAAACAGAACATCATCTTCTTCAGCCGGGATCGCGCCCAGCCAGTCGTCATCGGCTTCCTCATCGACGTCAGCAACGCCAACCGTCTCCACTGGAAGACCTTCCAGGAGGCCACCATCGATCTGATCGATACCCTCCTCCCCGGCGATCCCAAGTACAGCGGCTATCTCATCTCGTACGGCACCGACGCCGAACTCCAGGTCAACACCCACCACGACCCGGAGAAGATGATGCAGAAGATCCGCAAGCTCAAACCCGGAGGTGGGGCCGCCCTCTACGACGCCATCTACATGGCTTGCACGTCCCGCGATCTTGTGAAAGGCGAGCCGATTGAACCGCGCCGCATCATCGTGATTATCGGCGACGGCCACGACACCGCCAGCAAGAAGAGCCGCGACGAGGTTCTCGAACTCGCCCAGCGCAACCTGGTCACGGTCTACGGCATCTCCACGGCGGCCTTTGGATTCGCCTCCCAGGGCGAAACCAACCTCGTCCGGCTGACGGCCGAGACCGGCGGCCGTGTGGAGACTCCGCTCAACAACCTCTACAAGGAAGTCTCGGGCTACCTGTCCACCCCCTCCGACGAAGGCAACTATGCGCTCAAGGTGGGTACGGGCGGCTACGCCTCCGAGATTGCGAAGGGCATCTTCAATTCGATCAAGCAGGTGTCGGGCGAGATCACGACGCAGTATATTCTCCGCTACATTCCGGATACGAACGATTCCGGCAAAGTCTTCCGCAATATCGAAGTCCGCGTGAACCTCGCCAACGTCAAGGTGCGGGCGCGAAAGGGCTACTTCCCATATAATCCGTAG
- a CDS encoding sugar kinase yields MSNTVVTFGEIMLRLAPPGFERFLQSPQFLATFGGGEANVAVAISGFGGSSRFITVLPPNNPIVDAFAGELRRFGVDASRIVRAKGRLGIYFVEPGANQRPSKVVYDREHSAIALAKPGDIDWASALDGGSWFHTTGITPALSQSAADLAVEAVSAARSRGCTVSLDLNFRKNLWKYGKAAKEVMPSLVAHTDYVIANEEDCQAALGIQSAADVHSGKLDREQYRALAEKVLAAYPHLKGIAITLRESHSASHNGWSACFHNGKEFLLSRHYDITHIVDRVGGGDCFAAGLIFGLMNLDGPQAALEFAVAASCLKHSIPGDFNRFTREEVEGLIKGGGSGRVQR; encoded by the coding sequence ATGTCGAATACTGTCGTCACTTTCGGTGAAATCATGCTTCGCCTCGCCCCTCCGGGCTTCGAGCGCTTCCTCCAGTCGCCGCAATTCCTCGCCACGTTTGGGGGCGGGGAAGCCAACGTCGCCGTCGCCATCTCGGGTTTCGGTGGATCGTCGCGGTTCATCACCGTCCTCCCTCCGAACAACCCTATCGTCGATGCGTTCGCCGGCGAGCTTCGGCGTTTCGGAGTCGACGCTTCCCGGATCGTCCGGGCCAAGGGACGGCTCGGCATCTACTTCGTCGAGCCGGGCGCGAACCAACGTCCTTCGAAGGTGGTGTACGACCGCGAGCACTCCGCCATTGCACTCGCCAAGCCGGGTGACATCGACTGGGCGTCCGCTCTCGACGGAGGGTCCTGGTTCCACACTACCGGCATCACGCCGGCGCTGAGCCAATCCGCCGCGGACCTCGCCGTCGAGGCTGTCTCCGCCGCCCGCTCGCGAGGCTGCACTGTCTCGCTCGATCTCAACTTCCGCAAGAATCTCTGGAAGTACGGCAAGGCCGCCAAGGAGGTCATGCCTTCGCTGGTGGCCCACACCGACTACGTGATCGCCAACGAGGAGGATTGCCAGGCCGCGCTGGGCATTCAGTCGGCCGCCGACGTCCACTCGGGCAAGCTCGACCGCGAACAGTACCGCGCGCTGGCCGAGAAGGTTCTCGCCGCATACCCGCATCTCAAGGGGATCGCGATCACGCTGCGCGAATCCCATTCGGCGTCGCACAACGGCTGGTCGGCCTGCTTTCACAACGGCAAGGAGTTCCTGCTCTCGCGCCACTATGACATCACCCATATCGTGGACCGGGTCGGCGGCGGCGACTGCTTCGCAGCCGGGCTCATTTTCGGGCTCATGAATCTCGACGGTCCGCAGGCCGCGCTGGAGTTCGCGGTGGCCGCCTCGTGCCTCAAGCACTCCATCCCTGGCGATTTCAACCGGTTCACCCGCGAAGAAGTGGAAGGGTTGATCAAGGGGGGAGGCTCCGGACGCGTTCAGCGATAG
- a CDS encoding MFS transporter, producing the protein MKTFLHRWGLCLMMMAATTLIYLDRQALSLLAPVIQEELGIDNRGLGWVFSAFYYAYTGAQFAVGLLLDRLSLRWMYGGAVLAWAAASTLTGAARSFGMLVAFRIVLAIVESGNWPGAMRIVARALPPQDRALGNGIFTSGTSVGALIAPAMVIGVSSAVGWRWSFVALGLAGAVWFAAWVWFTRGPALGSVWRTQPGESRGAGGIAAYAALVRLPQFWRVFAITILVNPILYFFLNWLPVYYKQQHGIGQGARLAKILTATFLGLDLGYLACGATILLLTRRGWTLRTARRAVLLTASVLLAGIAAAPAAGSLNATVAIIVAAVFATGVWISMYLTLAQEVSPASVSTAAGLLGGSGAFAGALLMGAVGVVTQATGSFALPFYAVAAMGVLAGAAGWMASRVDPA; encoded by the coding sequence ATGAAAACGTTTCTGCACCGGTGGGGCCTGTGCCTGATGATGATGGCGGCCACGACGCTGATCTACCTGGACCGTCAGGCATTGAGCCTGCTCGCTCCGGTGATCCAGGAAGAACTCGGGATCGACAACCGGGGCCTTGGGTGGGTATTTTCGGCTTTCTACTACGCCTATACCGGCGCGCAGTTCGCCGTCGGGCTCCTGCTCGACCGCCTGTCCCTGCGTTGGATGTACGGCGGGGCGGTTCTTGCGTGGGCGGCGGCGTCCACCTTGACCGGCGCGGCGCGAAGCTTCGGGATGCTCGTCGCCTTCCGGATCGTGCTGGCGATCGTGGAGTCGGGGAACTGGCCGGGGGCGATGCGGATCGTCGCGCGGGCGCTTCCGCCGCAGGACCGTGCGCTAGGCAATGGGATCTTCACCAGCGGAACGAGCGTCGGCGCATTGATCGCGCCGGCGATGGTGATCGGCGTCTCGAGCGCCGTGGGGTGGCGGTGGTCCTTCGTGGCGCTCGGACTGGCTGGCGCCGTGTGGTTCGCCGCGTGGGTGTGGTTTACGCGAGGTCCGGCGCTTGGTTCCGTGTGGCGGACGCAGCCGGGCGAGTCACGGGGCGCCGGAGGTATCGCCGCGTACGCGGCCCTGGTGCGGCTGCCGCAGTTCTGGCGGGTTTTCGCGATCACCATTCTGGTGAACCCGATTCTGTATTTCTTCCTGAATTGGCTGCCCGTCTACTACAAGCAGCAGCACGGAATCGGACAGGGCGCGCGGCTGGCCAAGATCCTGACCGCGACTTTTCTGGGCCTCGATCTCGGCTACCTGGCCTGCGGAGCCACCATACTGCTGTTGACGCGGCGGGGGTGGACGCTAAGGACGGCTCGGCGGGCAGTGCTGCTGACGGCGTCGGTGCTGCTGGCCGGGATCGCGGCGGCGCCGGCGGCCGGATCGCTCAATGCGACGGTGGCGATCATCGTAGCAGCGGTGTTCGCGACCGGCGTGTGGATCTCCATGTATCTGACGTTGGCGCAAGAGGTGAGTCCGGCGTCGGTTTCAACGGCGGCGGGGCTGCTGGGCGGCAGCGGCGCGTTCGCCGGGGCGCTGTTGATGGGGGCAGTGGGCGTGGTCACACAGGCGACGGGAAGCTTTGCCCTGCCCTTCTACGCGGTGGCGGCGATGGGCGTGCTCGCGGGCGCGGCGGGTTGGATGGCGAGCCGGGTGGATCCGGCCTAG